The following is a genomic window from Verrucomicrobiota bacterium.
TTGACCCAGATCGCCGGGGAAAAGATGCAAAAAGTCGATTTGTGCGAGGACTGTGCCAAACAGAAGGGTGTCAATGACCCGGCCGGTTTTTCGCTCGCGGACTTGTTGCTGGGCCTGGGAGCGTCGCAGGAGATCGAGCAATCTGGCGGGGGCGTCGAGATCAAATGTCCCACGTGCGGTTTTACGCAGGCTGATTTCAAGAAGGCCGGACGGCTCGGCTGCCCGGATTGTTACAAAACGTTTGCCGAAGGCTTGGAAGGGTTGCTCAAGACGATGCACAAAGGCACGCGACACATGGGCAAGGTTCCGCGCGCCTTGCAGCAGAGTCGTGATTTGTCTGACCGCCTGAAGAACTTGCAGAAGAAACTCGCCAAGGCGGTCGCGGACGAGAATTTCGAACAGGCGGCCCAGTTGCGCGATGAGATCCGGCAAACCAGCGACAAACTGACTGAACTGGCAGCGATTTGATTCCATGGATATTCATGAGTTTCTCATTCCCCCCGCCGAATCCGCGCGCCGACGCGGCCCGCACGACCGCATCGTCATGTCCAGTCGCGTGCGGCTGGCGCGCAATCTCAAAGGCGCGGCGTTTCCCGGCTGGGCCAAAAAGCCGGAGCGGATCAAAACCTTGGAGGTGCTTCGTCCGGCCATCCAAGCCCTGCCAGATATGGCCGACGCGTTTTCTGAATCGATGGACAATCTCTCGAGTCTGGACAAGCAGATTCTCGTCGAGCGCCATTTGATCAGCCGTGAACACGCCGCCAAGAGCGCCGGCAGCGGCCTGGTCTTGAATCGCGATGAATCCTTTTGCGTGATGATCAATGAGGAGGACCATCTTCGAATGCAGGCCTTGCGGCCAGGGTTGCAAACCAAGCAGGCTTGGCAGGCCATCGACCAGATTGATTCCGCGTTGGAAAAGAATCTCGATTACGCATTCAGCCCCGAACTTGGTTACCTGACGGCGTGCCCCACCAACCTTGGCACGGGCATCCGCGTCAGCGCCATGCTGCATTTGCCGGGATTGGTCTTGGCGGAGCAGATCAATCAAATCATTCAATCCGTCAACAAACTGGGGTTGGCCGTTCGCGGTCTGTATGGCGAAGGCACGGAGGCTTTGGGTAATGTTTTCCAGGTTTCCAATCAGATGACCCTCGGCGAAACGGAAATCGCCATCGTGGACCGTTTGGAAAAAGTCCTTTTGCAAATCATCGAGCATGAGGAGAATTCCCGTGCCACGTTGCTGGAGAAGAAGCCCAAGATGGTTTATAACCACATCGGCCGGGCCTACGGCATTCTCGCCAACGCGCACAGCGTATCCTCCAAAGAAACGATGAACCTCCTCTCGTTGATGCGGTTGGGCGTCGATTTGGGACTGTTCCCCGGCGTCGAACGATCGCTGCCGGATGAGTTGTTCATCCTGACCCAACCGGCCCATTTGCAGAAGCTGCATTCCGAGAAACTTACGGCCGAAGAGCGGGATTTGCTGCGCGCCGACATGGTGCGCGCTCGCCTGCAGAATGTCAGCCGGCCTGTCACCACCGCTCCCGGTGCCGCCGGCGGCAAGTCGCCCAGGGCGACCAACTGATTCCACAGGCTTGTCGCCCAGCCGGGCGAGCAAGCTGGTACCAGCCGCAGGATGCCGCGTTACTCTCGCGCAGCGGCACTCAGTATCGTCCTCGGATTCGCGACGATAAGTTTTCAGTGGATTTAACTGCAACTCCGGTTAAACTTTCTTCAACGAACACGATTTGCTTTGATGAGAGATCATCTGAGACTTGGCGACCAACCGGTAACGATGGGGCGTTGCAGGAACAAGAGTGGACAGATCCAAAAATCAAGCGCATGTTTGAACTATGAGCGATGAAACCATGAGCAATTTCACGCCCCGCGCCCAACAGGTCTTGGCGCTGGCGCGCAAGGAAGCCGACCGTTTCAACCATAATTTCGTCGGCACCGAACATATTCTTTTGGGTTTGATCAAGCTGGGCCAGGGCGTCGCCGTCAATGTGCTGCAAAAACTCGGCCTTGACCTCGAAACCGTCCGGCTCGCAGTCGAAAAGGAAGTGGGCACGGGTCCCGATCAGAAAATGATCGGCAACATTCCGTACACGCCCCGCGTCAAAAAAGTCCTCGCGCTTGCGCAGAAGGAAGCGAAGGCCTTAAACCACACTTACGTCGGCACTGAACATATTTTGCTGGGCTTGCTGCGTGAAGGCGACGGCGTGGCGGCGCGCGTGCTGAAAAATCTGGACGTGGATATCGAGCAAACGCGCCAGGAGATATTGAAAGAATTGGACCCCAACTTTGCCGCTCAGGACGAGCAATCCACCGGCGAAAGCTCGGAGAAACCCGTGGAGAAAAAGGGCGAGGTCAAAACTCCCGCGTTGAAAGCCTTCGGCCGCGACCTCACCGAAATCGCCCGCAAAGGGGAGATGGACCCGGTCATTGGCCGCAAGAACGAGATTGAGCGGGTCATTCAAATCCTTTGCCGACGAACAAAGAATAATCCGGTGTTGCTCGGTGAAGCCGGCGTCGGCAAGACCGCCATCGTCGAAGGTCTGGCGCAGGAAATCGCCAAGGGTAACGTCCCTGAATTGTTGCGCGACAAGCGTGTCATCACGCTCGACCTCGCGCTCATGGTCGCCGGCACCAAATACCGCGGCCAATTCGAAGAGCGCATCAAAGCCGTGATGGACGAGATTCGCCGCGCGAAAAACATCATCCTGTTTATTGACGAATTGCACACCATTGTGGGCGCCGGCTCCGCCGAGGGCACCATGGACGCCTCCAACATCATCAAGCCCGCCCTGAGTCGCGGCGAGATGCAGTGCATCGGCGCCACCACGCTCAATGAGTATCGCAAATACATCGAGAAGGACGCAGCGCTGGAACGACGCTTCCAGAGCGTCAAAGTTGAAGCCCCGTCTGTCGAAGAAGCCATTTTGATTTTGAAAGGCCTCCGCCCCAAATACGAGGAACACCACAAAGCGGAGTTCACCGACAAAGCCATCGAAGCCTCGGTTAAATTGTCCGATCGTTACATCACCGATCGTTATCTGCCCGACAAAGGCATCGATCTGATGGACGAAGCCGGCTCGCGCGCGCGTATTGGCTCGATGACGCGTCCGCCCGAAGTTAAAGCGCTGGAAGCTGAAATCGAAGAAATCAAAGCCCGCAAAGAACGCGCCATCAAAGGGCAGGATTTCGAAGGCGCCGCGGCCATGCGCGACAAGGAGAAACAGGCCAAGGAAAAACTGGAAGCCGTCATCAATGCCTGGAAAGCCTCCCGCGAAGAAAAGCGCGTGAAGGTGGACGAAGAGGACATCATGCACGTGGTTTCCAAATGGACGGGCGTGCCGCTGCAACGCATGGAAGAAAGCGAAACGAGACGCTTGCTGAACATGGAGCAGGAAATGGCCAAAGTCGTCGTCGGTCAGAAAGAGGCCGTGGCCGCCATTTGCAAGGCGCTGCGCCGTTCGCGCGCCGATTTGAAAGATCCGAAACGCCCCATCGGCACGTTCGCGTTGCTCGGCCCGACGGGTGTCGGCAAAACCTTGCTGGCCAAATCCATGGCCGAAGCGATGTTTGGCGACGCCAAATCGCTCATTCAACTCGACATGTCCGAATACATGGAGCGGCACAATTCCTCGCGCATGGTCGGCTCGCCGCCGGGTTATGTCGGTTACGAAGAAGGCGGACAATTGACCGAGCAGGTGCGTCGTAAGCCCTACTCTGTGGTTTTGTTTGACGAAATCGAAAAAGCGCACCCCGACGTGATGAACATGCTCCTGCAGATTCTCGAAGAGGGCAAATTGACCGACAACGTCGGGCGCGTGATCAATTTCCGTAACACCATCATCCTGATGACTTCGAATGTCGGCTCGGAAACCATCAAGAAACAAACGACGATGGGTTTCTCGCCGATCAACGACGAAAACAGTTACGAGAAAATGCGCGAGAAAATCATGGACGAGGCCAAGCGCACGTTCAAACCGGAGTTCCTGAACCGTTTGGATGACGTGATCGTTTTCCGCTCGTTGACCAAGCCCGACCTCATTCAAATCCTGGATTTGGAAATCAGCAAAGTCACGGAGCGCCTCAGAAACAAGAACATTCAATTGCAGCTCGATGACAAGGCAAAGGATTTCCTGGTCGAAAAAGGTTACGATCCGACCTACGGAGCGCGACCCATGCGCCGCGCCGTTGAAAAGTTTTTGGAAGACCCGCTGGCTGAAGAGATTCTCAAGGGCAATCTGCACGACAACGACCCCATTCAAGTCAGTGTCGAGCAGGACAAGCTGAACTTTGTGCAGAGAACTCCCACGGCGGGCGCGCTTTCCAGTTGAGCATCAAATGGTCCGGGGTTGCGGCGATTCCAAAAACCGGACTTGTTTTTCAGATCGCTTCAGCCTATAGTCAGAGCAAGTAACCCAACAGCGCGCGCCTATGAATCATAAATGGCAGATACCAAGACGGACGTTTCTGAAAGGATTGGGCACGGCGGTCGCGTTGCCGATGCTAGAAGCCATGGCGCCGGCGGTATCCTTTGCTGCCTCCAGCGCTGGAGCGCCCAAAGGTTTCCCCAAGCGAATGGCGTTCATTTACGTGCCGAACGGCCAGAACATGGCGGATTGGACGCCAAAAACTGTGGGCGCGGACTTTGAGCTGCCGGCCATTTTGGAGCCGCTCAAAGCGCATCAAAGAGATTTCCTTGTTCTCAGCGGCCTGGCCCACGACAA
Proteins encoded in this region:
- a CDS encoding UvrB/UvrC motif-containing protein, producing the protein MLCCVCKEKEATVHLTQIAGEKMQKVDLCEDCAKQKGVNDPAGFSLADLLLGLGASQEIEQSGGGVEIKCPTCGFTQADFKKAGRLGCPDCYKTFAEGLEGLLKTMHKGTRHMGKVPRALQQSRDLSDRLKNLQKKLAKAVADENFEQAAQLRDEIRQTSDKLTELAAI
- a CDS encoding protein arginine kinase produces the protein MDIHEFLIPPAESARRRGPHDRIVMSSRVRLARNLKGAAFPGWAKKPERIKTLEVLRPAIQALPDMADAFSESMDNLSSLDKQILVERHLISREHAAKSAGSGLVLNRDESFCVMINEEDHLRMQALRPGLQTKQAWQAIDQIDSALEKNLDYAFSPELGYLTACPTNLGTGIRVSAMLHLPGLVLAEQINQIIQSVNKLGLAVRGLYGEGTEALGNVFQVSNQMTLGETEIAIVDRLEKVLLQIIEHEENSRATLLEKKPKMVYNHIGRAYGILANAHSVSSKETMNLLSLMRLGVDLGLFPGVERSLPDELFILTQPAHLQKLHSEKLTAEERDLLRADMVRARLQNVSRPVTTAPGAAGGKSPRATN
- a CDS encoding ATP-dependent Clp protease ATP-binding subunit, which codes for MSNFTPRAQQVLALARKEADRFNHNFVGTEHILLGLIKLGQGVAVNVLQKLGLDLETVRLAVEKEVGTGPDQKMIGNIPYTPRVKKVLALAQKEAKALNHTYVGTEHILLGLLREGDGVAARVLKNLDVDIEQTRQEILKELDPNFAAQDEQSTGESSEKPVEKKGEVKTPALKAFGRDLTEIARKGEMDPVIGRKNEIERVIQILCRRTKNNPVLLGEAGVGKTAIVEGLAQEIAKGNVPELLRDKRVITLDLALMVAGTKYRGQFEERIKAVMDEIRRAKNIILFIDELHTIVGAGSAEGTMDASNIIKPALSRGEMQCIGATTLNEYRKYIEKDAALERRFQSVKVEAPSVEEAILILKGLRPKYEEHHKAEFTDKAIEASVKLSDRYITDRYLPDKGIDLMDEAGSRARIGSMTRPPEVKALEAEIEEIKARKERAIKGQDFEGAAAMRDKEKQAKEKLEAVINAWKASREEKRVKVDEEDIMHVVSKWTGVPLQRMEESETRRLLNMEQEMAKVVVGQKEAVAAICKALRRSRADLKDPKRPIGTFALLGPTGVGKTLLAKSMAEAMFGDAKSLIQLDMSEYMERHNSSRMVGSPPGYVGYEEGGQLTEQVRRKPYSVVLFDEIEKAHPDVMNMLLQILEEGKLTDNVGRVINFRNTIILMTSNVGSETIKKQTTMGFSPINDENSYEKMREKIMDEAKRTFKPEFLNRLDDVIVFRSLTKPDLIQILDLEISKVTERLRNKNIQLQLDDKAKDFLVEKGYDPTYGARPMRRAVEKFLEDPLAEEILKGNLHDNDPIQVSVEQDKLNFVQRTPTAGALSS